The DNA segment agagtaaatttttaggtaaaaaaaaaaaggaatcttTTTGTGGCCAAATGGGCCCTTAATAACTTCAATGTCTTGTAAATTGCATTTGCCACAAAGGCTTTTTTTCAATTActtaaaaacaatttttttttcttcttaaaaattGTCCAAAcattgatattttttttttggggggggggggggggtgtttcaatagttggatggtttgattgaagagaggaaaagaaaacccaaaaattaaATCTTCAGTCTCATTGATCCTCAACTGTTTAAAGTTTTGGATAATGCTTTACTATTTTGCATTTGGAACCTCAAAACTTTGTCTTATATAAACTTTCATGCTTATTTAATTCCGATTTAGCTGTCCATTAATTGTTAGAAAGACCTCAAATTTTCAATTTATATCATACTTTTAGTCCAAACCTCTTGCTGAATTGATAAAAGAGTATCATCTTACTCCCTCTCTGAGTCCATTACTCAAATGGTTACTCAACTATCCTGAATTATCTCCTAAAGTCATTTtactttcgtttgtaacaacaagGTCACTGAAATGTGCATATTGCACTCATAAGGTCATTCAACtagattttttaaaattttggattgccaaatacctattttaccctctaaattataaacatttatcttctttttatttttttaaaactttttaatattatgatttttcctttttaatttatattatggagttacctatagaataaataaatattatttataaattaaaaatataaatatttaagcatatataatgttggaataacaaaataatgagcagtgcaaaaaaattaattagaacaatttgttagtaataataattttagtattaacaacaaaaatttaaaactatctgtatagggtaaaatatgttatGTTAAgtcgtgcatggaatatatataatataattgagcataattttcaagaatatataatgtatattataaaaatacttttatttaaataattatttttatattgcgtgcatgaaatatatattttacaacctttattttctttcattctgaattatgtaaatatttttttgaatttttgttgttataCTCTAATTTTCATTACAAATAAATTTTTCTAATTAATTCTTTTACTATGCTCGttattttgttattccagcattatagatgcttaaatactttttatttttttaatttataaataatatttatttattctataggtaagttcataatataaattaaaagggGAAAATCATAATATTGAaagtttttaaaaatattaaagaagataaatatttataatttagagagtaaaatagatatttggcaatcaaaaatttgaaaaaatctagttgagtgaccttctgagtgcaatagACATAGTTCaatgactttgttgttacaaacggGAAAAAAAATGACTTTAGGAAATAATTTGAGATAGTTGAGTGATCATTTAAGTAATTAACTCCTCCCTCCTTCCTTACAAAAGAATGAACCTTTTTACTGTATGAAGAACCAAACAAGATTTTTATTAACCATATCTTTTGCAAAcaagttttaaatattttaaattgttaattattatATCTTATAGTACTTTTTATGTAAttactaaatatagaatttattTCAGAATACTAAAGGATCTATATCCCAATTTATACAAAAAAATCAGTCAATGTGACTTTTATACTCCGAAAAGCTTCAAGCAAATTAAAACAAAGGGAGTATTAAACTTTCACAAGTCAACTCGGGTACATTTTTCAATTCAAAGTATATTTACTCCCACGATATGTAAAATACTCCCTCCTTCCGACTTTATGTGATACGATTTGGAGTACGAGTGTTAAATATTTAGTTTTTGGTGTGAATTTGAACATagaattttcaaaatttttgaataaaacaattAATATGATCGGCTATATGTAAAATATCCCTATTTAAaaactatataaaaaatattttaaattaccATAATAAgaatataaaatatttaaaagacaTACGAAAAAATTGTAATAAAAGAATTCCTTTAACTCTCCGAAATCAGCTGTATCACATAAATGGAATCGGTATAATATCTGTCACAAAAGTAGTTACTATATCAACTAAGTTAAAATCTCGGAAAAGATTTACATAACGGAATCTGCGCAAAAGTAAAATAGATAAAATATGCCCTGGAATCAATGAATTTAACGATATGTCATTTTTTACCTCTTATTTTGTAAACTAAAATGAAACCAAACGAAAAGAAGAGAAACGCTTTATCCACACTTTTCTTAGACGCATAGACTTGGACCGGACAAAATAGCACGGACTAGCCAGTTTTCGAACTGGTTATTTAAAAATAGTCAGCATTTGCTTAGTCATTAAAAAAATAGCCACAACAGAggccgatccagcataatatactggagttccagtgtattatgctggaattccagtatattatgctggaatatttttcggattttgaacaatattttcgttcagatttatctttacataaaaattggctaaattttgataatttttgaaactgtggctatttttgaatgagcacttgtaaatctggctatttttgaatttctccccttgAACTGAGATCTAGGTCCATTACAGGATTAGGGTTGGGCCAAATATGAGCTATGGGTAAATAGTTTGAGTCTGAGCattaaagggtaaatagtttggatCTGGGCATTAAAGGGTAAATAACTTGGAATTAATaggtataaagtgagatttttTCTTTGGGATTTTGACACAGTTAcccacaaaaataaaactatttatccTTGTCTACCTATTTGtttttctacccataaactaattacatttcctacccatagtagattttgtggggaattttctctttattctccaattcttttttacttctatgcttcttttcttgtttctttctccttttcttttttctcgttttcttcttatttttttcttttttcctattctaatttcatttaacttcttttttttatattctttttctcttcataatctaatttcatttactattttcactattctttattattcttttttttaaatattattattaaagaaaaataaaattgtgtaccaattaagtgtagctaatacaaccaaaaaagtATTAACTAACATTTGATACCAGTATAGTATATAGTTATGCCAACAGGGTATACAATTGTAcgcaaagagttaaaaaaaagtttaattcaattattaaactgaaataatataagttgtcaataaaaatttcaaaaaaatctaaaaggatctaattgtaagagtatacCGTTACATTATATAAcatactataatatattttttttattttttttgcatttttaatttgcCTCTCATGCTGGGTAAAAGCTTAAagtaaattaaaagggaaaaggcaagtgaatttacgggtaataagtataatattatagtatattgtatactattgttatagtatattgcatattattacagtatactataacaatatattgtatactataatagtatactgttgcagtatatactcctatagtatattgtatactgcAGCGGTATACTGTTCGGTAACTGTGTTCTTCTTGGATTATTACAATATACCATTGCAGCATATTgtaaactataatagtatactgttgcagtatagctatatactcctacaacATATTGTATACTGTAGTTGTGTTCTTATTCGATTTTCAACTAAAAATTttgatctcaatcacctcaaatcagcttcaaatgctatcaaatttcagtatgaacGTCCAGAAGGTATTATAAGAAATATTTAATAGCAcccactttgaatcaaacaagaatcttcaaaaataaaattgagcTTCAAACCCAACAATAGTGGATATTCAAATACACATATTGGTGGATTTTAAGTTTCCGTGAGGAATATCATCATTCTGGAGGCCTTCATGCATGAAAGCTAAGGCCTTAGCTATAGTGGCTGCAATTCCTAATGTGCTTATTGCCCAGTCAAAAATTTAGTTGCCCTGAGATGCTAAAATGGACAGTTATATGCAGTAACTTTACCTTTCCATATTCATTTTCTATGTATGATGTACAAACTTGTTACTAGATTATTTTTTATATAGGAAAAAATCGATGGGTATAAAGTGAGGAAGgtaaaatgaggaagaagaagaagaagaagaagaagaagaagaaaggcagGTAATTAGTTGGGGAGCATGAGTAGGAGTAGTAAATAATTTGGGTCTGGGCGTgaaagggtaaatagtttggaattaatgggtataaagtgagattttctctttttcttcttttttttctttcttcattctACAAGATAAGTTAATACTTACGAGATAAGGGTCAAACAAGAGAAATAGAGAACTTAACTCACAATTATTACACGAGAGATCTACTTGGATCGGTCCCATTAAATTACTGAaaattttcgttcctataccatataggaaactatattaccaaatatgttcatagtttgcatattacccgccatgctaatagtatttctacaaaatatagacaattcattaaataaagaatcattgtagctgtaggcttccttatttaggcgcgctaaaattggggaattaaatattcttccagatattcTACAACGCAAATCATGCACCTTAATAATTATCGCCTGTTTCGTTTCAAATTTAGCGACTCTGTTTTTGCGATACACTGTGTTTTAACCTTTTTtctgatttcacaaatcaaaaacgactaaatcttctacaattcttctgcaacaaacACAATTATGtccaaaatcccaattatgctacaactgaatgagaattgggatagCTATGGGAGATTTAGAGAATTTCAGGTCGATGACATTGTAGTCGATGAGGATGCGAGTTATAGTCTATTGATTTCTACAATAGCACATCAATTAATGATTGATCCATccgaaaaaattatagaaatcaaatacattgtcaACGAGCATTATCCTCCAATAGAAATTAGGAACGATGTGGGTGTTCGTGTATACATGGAaacgaaaaaggaaaacaaaatttaGGATCATATCCACTATGTATAACTGTTCGCGATTTCAATATGAAATTGAGTATCACCAATGAGAACACAGCTGCAGGTTTGTGCTATTAATTTTTCTATCAAATTCTGGTTGTATGGCAATGTCCtacactttatttacattttatctacaaataaactacatgtcaaagtaaatatatatatatatatcagtatgGATTTTTataatatctacaaaatttctacatttattctacaattaaactacaaatcatttgaaaaattaatatgagatacaaaatttcaatattctacaaattatctacaaactgTCCATAACagtatttatctttattttcatgcaggttcgtctggaacactaaagttacttgatacgccaacatctcccgttatagaggaatatAAAAGTATAATAATAACAGATAGTACACCAAGTTTTATTGAAGTAGGACAAGTATACCAAGACAAGCAAACAATTGCAATTGCAATGAAGCACTATTCTGTCATGCACAAGTTCCAATTAAGGGTTAAAAGATCTACTGTTAGAAGGTATAAACATATGAATAGTCAAAGatcattattttttaattttgtagtttatttgtaattttttacttCTTCAGTTTTTTCTTGTGATAATGTTTATCAGtattgtagatgaattgtagttatgttgtatataaattgtataatgTGATCGTTTAAGCTAAAataatcttttttcttttaaaatctaCATTTTAAACCAGTGTTTaaattgtatttattttgtagctACTGGCTGATATGTGTTGATGAAAACTATACATGGCACTTTAAGGCAACTAGCTTaaatgattctgcaatgttcaatGTCAGAAATTTCAACAGCTAGCACACATGCTCTTTAATGGACAATACATTCATACAACGCAAACCTACTGCCATGGTAGTTGGTAGCATGGTTATTCCAAAATATTCTGATCCTAAGATAATTTACACACCAAAAGACATACAAACTGACATGTTGTCTGAACATGGGCGTGAATCTAACCTACATGCAAGcttggagagcaaaggaaaaggctttacagtttttgagaggtCATCTTGTTGACTCCTACAGCAAATTGCCTAGTTATTTGTATATTCTAGAGAAGACTTATCCGAGGTCTGTAGTTAAATTGAAGAAGACGGACGATGACTGCTTCTTGTATGTATTTGTTGCGATTTGTACGTCAATCAGTGGTTGGGAATATTGTAGGCTAGTTGTAGTAGTTGATGGGACCTTCTTAAAGTCATCATATAGGGGAATAATGCTAACAACTAGTACAATGAATGCAACAGGTATTGAAGTTTTATTGTAGAAATATTGTAGCTTGTATATTTTTTGCAGTACTTATAGTTGTAGATATATTGTAAAAAAGTTGTAGTTTGTATGTATATGTCTTCTTCTGCATTTTTTCCTGCAACCAATTAATTTCTTTTTGCCACATAATGTAGGTACCATATTACCATTGGCATATGCTGTTGCTGATTCAGAAAATGACGCATTATGGAAGTGGTTTTTTGAGCAATTCAAACATGCATATGGTGAAAGACCAAATATGTGTGTTTGTTTCGGATCGGAATGGGAGTATCTTGAAGGCAATATCTATTGTTTATCCCGGCATGCCACATTATtcttgcatgtggcatatttggacaaatatacAAGCAAAGTTCAAGAAGGGACATCTAAAGTTAAGTGAATTGTACTTTGCCACGGCACATTCATACACGCTTGATGAATTTGATGAAaggatgtcaaagattgaagagatTGACCCGCGTGTTAAAGCATACTTATACgatattggctatcatagatggtCTCGAGTACATGCTACGGTGAACAGAGCTTGGACTATGACATCAAACATTGCAGATTCGTTGAATAATGTAACAAAATATGCAAGAGAGTTGCTGACAGTAGAACTATTAGAGTATATGAGGACCCTTCTTGAACGTTGGACGAAGGAAAAGTTAATCAAAACAAATGGTACATTCACATACCTATTCACATACCTTGGGTTTAAATTCAACAAAGAGTTGGATGGCAACAAAACATTGTCGCACAAGCTTAGAGTAAGATCTGATCATTTATTGAATCAAATTAATTTATACAGGACAATGTAAataatttgtagatattttgtagatattgTTAGTTTAACCGTATATGAATTGTTTTTTGGTTTGTAATGTAATCgtaggtgagggcttcaacagaCTACATTCATACAGTACTAGATGGTGCGAGACGCTATATTGTTTGTCTTGAAAATAAGGGATATAGTTGTGGACAATTCCAGCTTGATGAACTTCCTTGTTCACATGCTTTGGCTGCTTTAAGATACATGGATGAGTTTTTTGAACAATATTGTTCTCCTTATTAAACAAGGGAGAACCTCTTGCGTATTTATGAAATACCAGTAAATCCCCTGCCTGAAGAAAGCAAATGGAATGTGCCACAACATATATTTGAAGAAGTAGTAAATCCACCTACAGGAGGGAAAAGGCAGTCATGAAGACctcaaaaagaaagatacaaaacatATGATGAAATAAATTCAAAGAAGTACAAGGTTTCATGTGGCAACTGCGGAGGAGAAGGgaataacaaaagatcttgaaagAATACAccccaaaagaaataaaatttatgtAGTTAACAGAATATTTCATAAAAATTGTTGGTGAGTTCAGGATAACAGAATTTGATGTGTAATTGTTGAAGTTTTTAAGATCATAATGTAGTTAGTTAGGATTTTTCTGTATTGAGATAACACTTTCATAGAGTGATTTGTTTATGAATGGtttctatatatataatctaCCACTTTTTTACTATCTCTAGCATCCTTTACATAGttgttaatatttttttgtaatttatcTATAATACAACTACAAAAAAATTACATTAACTGGAATTTACAGAGTAACTACATTATAAATCAGTAAGAAAGGAGTTATATACTAAAATATTGTTGATCAAGTATTGTTTACATTCAACAAATGAatataaaagaaataaaacacattattaaatattttctacaaattatctacaaatacAACTACAAAAAAACTACAATAGCTGGAGCTGACATAATAGCTAGATTATAATTCAGCtagaaagaagttatatgctaaaataATGTAGATCGGGTACTTTTACATTCAACAAATTGAATGTAAAAGCAACAAAATATTTAGTTACTGATTTTTACACTTTATCtacagaaaaataacaaaataactatATATTTTTGCGTTGACAGAATAACTGTATAAAAATTCAGTTGGAAAggatttatatgctaaaataatGAAGATCAAGTACTGAAAaaattcaacaagtgaatataaaACCAACATAATGTTTCTATTTGGAAAAAAACAAAGGCTACTATAATTGTAGCGCAAGTCTGCTACAATTAAAACACAATATTGTTCAAAAACTTGTCTACCATCTTTCTTCTAAACTAGCATCAACTAAACAATTGTACTACATGTTCCATACAAAACATTACAACTACTTCTTCTTCCTCTGGACTCGTGTTTTCTCATTCAAAGCTAGTGCACCTTTTCTCCTTGCCAATTTGCCTGTCACCTCACTTTCACTAATTGCTCCATGCTCTTGCTTCTTTCAGGCATAGTCCCAAAGTAGCGCTCCATAGCGTCTACGGTGTTGGTCAATATCAGAAAGGTCTTCTGTCGGAATTGATAACTTTCCAAGACTAACATACTCTGCAAAGGCAGcaacaaatacaccacaatcgctgCAAAGATAAAAAAATGTCAATATTTACCAAACTATTAGAAAAAAGAGGTTAAATGTATAGAAAGAAAGAAGATTTTTGTTACAGTGATCCTTCTTTTTGATGTGGTATCTCTCTGATGATCCACTGAATGTTAAGAGGGTCAGTAACAGCTTTCTCAATGTATACCTTTGTATTCTTGATGTTGATGTCTTTACGCTTCCCATAAAAATCGGTGCATAACAAATACAAAGGGATAATAACAGAAAACTTGTCAACACAAGATTCAAAAATAGTGTGATTGCATGAAGAGACCATGGAATCATACGCATAAAGTTGCCTGTCTCCAATGTCAAAAACAACCAACACCCAGTGGAATTTTTCTACAATGTTGATGGGCATGATGACATAATCAACTTCATCCCATATAACATTTGTGAGTAGTCTATACCCTAATATATATTCTGCTACAACGTCCCGGAATTTGACAACAGAAAACTTCTTTTCTTGAGGAGAATTTTGGAACTTTTCATAAATTTGATCAATCTTAGTCTTGAACAAACAATCTATTGTAGTAAACCTGGTCTTGTTGTTGAGGCCATACTTGCCTCTTTTCCTCAAGTAATACATTATAACATTAATGTGctgcaacaaaaacaaattgcatTTATACTACAAGTTATCTTCAAATAATCTACACAAAACTACAAAATAACTAGAAttcatctacaatcagaatacaaagcatctacaatcagagtacaaattatctacaaaatatctataaATCAAATACATTGAATCTTACCGAGTCATTGAGGACTTGTCCGGGGTGTGCCAGGGAAACCACTCCTTCTTGTCAAcctttttgtcacgaccctaaacccgaacccagtcgtgatggcgcctctcgtgaggacaaggccaaccaaataaacccaattcactttttaaacagttaaataacataaaagcagtctaaaacatgatatagcaatactaagtagcgaataatgccaataaagtgcggaagtacaacataacacagccctaaccggggtgtcactagtcatgagcatctataggTCATAATACAATTCTGCTAAATCCATAACTAAAACAACTCTCTGAAGGAAAATAGAagcgataaaggagtagagacacggggctacGGACggcaacaactacctcgtaatctctgaaaacccgcctgaagctggaggtatcagcactcgggagcggtgccagctacgcctgaatctgcacacaggggtgtagggagtaaagtgagtattccaactcagtgaataacaaatgtaaataacgaccgGAAGTAAAAAAAACACGTAatacacaaggcattctataatgaagcagtaaaaatcacttaaaatcagTAAACCTagtaaaaatcaagtaaaatcctcttccaaccagtaaacaggtaaatgacagataactaagataaagtaaacaaatagaagttcgcccctcgggcacagtatccataaatccgtccctcgggcaacatcttagaacagtaccagcccctcggctCAATCTctcatcacaatgggtacccacgcttactgggggtgtacaaactccgggagggcCCCCTTATAGCCCAGCACAAaacaatccatctcgtggcatcaaactaggccctcggcctcatatcaatcaagccgcCTCGTGGCGTAGATACATATatctcagaccctcggcctcaatcagtatcagtgtatcctcacaactaggcccttggccgtactaagttcgaaaaatcatcacaagcttctcgggcaatagtaaaatagtatttcttagcccaaaacatcatttaaaatatcatttaagtctcaaaactgagtaaaagtagttgagtagtaaaacagtggaaaataacgtgaccgagttcaagtaataagtcaaaacagtgagaaaatagtaataaaaatccatgaaggattcaaatagttggcacgaagcccaaatatggcaatcagcccaaatcatgaggataacaaataagtttcagtcaaatatgcggtaaatcatcaattgggacggaccaagtcacaatccccaatagtgcacaaccccacgcttgtcatagagcgtgtgcctcacctcaatatagcactatgatgtgcaaatctggggtttcaaaccctcagagcatcatttacaatcattactcacctcgaaccggctaaatttctagctcgcgatgcctttgtccctcgaatcggcctccacgtgcgtcgaatctattcaaaattagaacgaggacgtcaaaatatgccaagggaacaaataccagcccctcgggctcaatctcagaacaatgggtactcgcgctcactaggggtgtacagactccgggaggggccccttacgacccaagcgcaataacaagtcatctcgtggcatcaaactaggccctcaacctcatatcaatcaagctacctcgtggcgtatatacatatatctcaggccctcggcctcaatcaatatcagtgtatcctcacaactaggcactcagccttactcagtccgaaaaatcatcacaagcccctcgggaaatagtaaaacagtatttctcagcccaaaacatcatttaaaatatcatttaagtctcaaaattgagtaaaagtgctgagtagtaaaacagtggaaaatgacgtgactgagttcaagtaataagtcaaaagaGTGAGGAAATAGTTataaaaatccccgaaaggttcaaatagttggcacgaagcccaaatatggcaatcagcccaaatcatgaggatagaaaataagtttcagtcaaatacgcggtaaatcatcaatcgggacggaccaagtcacaatccccaatagtgcacgaccccatgctcgtcatcgagcgtgtgcctcacctcaatatagcactacgatgtgcaaatttgggatttcaaaccctcaaagcatcatttacagtcattactcacctcgaaccagctaaatctctagctcgcaacgcctttgcccctcgaatcggtctccatgcgcgtcgaatctattcaaaattagaacgaggacgtcaaaatattccaagggaataaagcccaagcaaaaacaatcaataaaaggcacaaataccgaaattaccaaaacccgacccccgggcccacgtctcgaaaatcagaaatttttacatcaatagattccttatctccccacgagttcatacatatcaaaagttctcaaatccgactccaaatggtccttcaaatccacaattaaaggcctaagttctcaagccctagtcctccatttttagccttttaattcctttaatttcaatcttaatccatgaaatactaccatagaaatgtgttttaggtccaaaatccttacttTAACGAAGTTCCCTTAAAATATCccttccaaatcgtccaaaagctctcaagccgaagtcaaaaatggtgaaaaccttcaaaaatcgcgaagcaagcttatatacattctgcccagacattgtCGCACCTGTGGCTCACAAACCGCTTTTGCGGTACTGCATTTGCGGTCaaacctccgcttctgcggaaattcaTTAATCCAGCCtaaaccgcatatgcggtccactcgccgcatctgcggctccgcaggtgcggcccccaTACTGCATCTGCGGTTCCAGACATCCTTAAGCCTTTCCATTTTTGCGACACATTCAACGCACCTgcgacaccgcacctgcggtccccaaaccgcaggtgcgaaagcaccagaagcaacaacttcagcagctgcaataaccttccaacttctccgttaaccacccgaaatcatcctgaggcccctctgacctcaaccaaaagtacaaacataacccaataccttattcaaacttgttccaatcatcaaaatgcctcaaacaatatcaaatctaccaaatcacatcggattcaagcctaagtttctaaaaatcctccgaaatacgctttcgatcaaaaacccaaacaaaccacgtccgaatgacctgaaattttacacacacatcccaaatgacacgacgaagctactgcaactctcatatttccattccgacccctatatcaaaatcacgtctatcaaccggaaatcgcaaaaatatcaacttcgccaattcaagcctaaaactactccaaccctccaaaacccattccgatcatgctcctaagccataaatcacctcccgaagctaaccgaaccatcagaactcgtatccgagccctctaacacataagtcaacatccagttgacttttccaactcaaactcccttaaaagagactaagtgtcgcaAACCTTaacaaaatcattccggattcgatccaaccaactcgataccataaaacatggataacgaagcataaagaagaagaaataaaggAAATATAGCggaaactcatgagacgactggtcgggtcgtcacactttTCCATTCCAAGATCTAACCATGGCTTAATTTGGTTGTCCTTTATAGAATACGGAGCCTTCCTCCTATATAAACaaatagaaattaaaataaaattgttgaatGAAGTGGATGTGTAAAAGATGAATACTGGAATAAAAATGTCAAATCGTGCAAACTAACCTCTTTGAACCTATATCGGTACCATGGTATAACCACTTGTGGAATTGATCCAACAACTCAAGATCTACATTTTGACCAATAACACTAGTAAATGGGTGCTTGAGGTGAAAATTTTGAGGTCCAACCGAGGTACTGCCACCA comes from the Nicotiana sylvestris chromosome 4, ASM39365v2, whole genome shotgun sequence genome and includes:
- the LOC138889813 gene encoding uncharacterized protein; protein product: MGVNLTYMQAWRAKEKALQFLRGHLVDSYSKLPSYLYILEKTYPRSVVKLKKTDDDCFLYVFVAICTSISGWEYCRLVVVVDGTFLKSSYRGIMLTTSTMNATGTILPLAYAVADSENDALWKWFFEQFKHAYGERPNMCFKKGHLKLSELYFATAHSYTLDEFDERMSKIEEIDPRVKAYLYDIGYHRWSRVHATVNRAWTMTSNIADSLNNVTKYARELLTVELLEYMRTLLERWTKEKLIKTNGTFTYLFTYLGFKFNKELDGNKTLSHKLRVRASTDYIHTVLDGARRYIVCLENKGYSCGQFQLDELPCSHALAALRYMDEFFEQYCSPY